Proteins from a genomic interval of Neodiprion lecontei isolate iyNeoLeco1 chromosome 2, iyNeoLeco1.1, whole genome shotgun sequence:
- the LOC107221341 gene encoding citron rho-interacting kinase, producing the protein MAGIKRTLDLERQERRDLETRALDLIRGAKRKWEAAEKDKVDQLNKHIETQTLRITELCRCNNELTSRLQRAECELDTANAELEKLRAFQVQYKESLAKTRELNRQSVAGVETKLEEMASRAHNQLADIRAKLEVETAKNAELENQLRHEQDSNHCRQSRLNVALELCQSELKDYQEQLRSVQASIPARDAEIEALRNQLSERTKQLDGVAANDQKTATLQAQLDRLKLDNEQLKQQLVIAKSDLSDTVVNLEQSESLAMDLERVSQDKAALQRRLQDTLEKEEEYLQKVGNLEEILRRFEHSVTKLEAENVSLKQSDYQKSGMSGISMKEAVQKISFLEQQLQRVEQQLQTARENTAAERQAARQAQSNLWKKEKELSDANLDKRIASREAKTAEEKVKVLTDEKQKITDKLNSRIADEELRCKKILKELESAKQSLEEATKESSRNKLQADSAQRALTQANKQIEELQNSSSTLRRELDATRKQMRGNQDRVDSLNSENKRLILSLTKLNEEKAQLESELEKLKHEANSHQVNIDLLKETCTVLEEQLTDYERLTSDHETRENMLIQDKMKLQKDLESAELKVREAHAAQDREKTLRVVAERAVERLESETSDIEDKRNGLAAQRDQYKKLAQDLSNQVAELVSKCGALECDLSKTKRAFELSKGEAMKVKEESTEHLTRLHQLKEANLGLMTDLQESIDQGQELRSRITELEGVLEEMRQFYQEREVKAEGTRQQQTKLIDYLQLKLEESNKKKKTVCDKIFGSQQKENMPPSGTGMPVGYRELENQLTKERAKVKTLTDQLLALRAAQASAPLPASPPSPETKKVLQQLAESPGDTLARKPSLQRMRHNIPHRFDVKLSMRTGKCGACFDSIQFGKNAAICNECQIMAHPKCSLLVPATCGLPGGFARHFSQTWKASEESLSSIGDSVQTLAIDQPDNTELAAENNRSVSMEGWVKVPGRAKASWDRKYLRLEGTSLCTYEHEPSSGMVPINRLELSEKEGVAISESVSQAEVSGTARSDLPFILRVEAGPSTTCWPSSGLDIMALSQADKKAWLNALRTVASQIKVNTVSPNHRYQTVLKLDKQQLDLNCIVELGQEGVLLLGAEEGLFSYRTSQSKLTRIQGVVRVHQLSLHPHLGLAIMIAGEDRQLVFCDLRQLKSNALAAECSRPAIRITPILTTCESCHLYQLQGNLLCAATASNVILLKWTTQEDGGEFITVRELATTEPCSCALFTRNLLIVGCNKFFQIDLDDYNIEEFPDQDDSSVRAALQGAARLGSFPVAVLNVSCSSQSVELLLCYNEFGVFVDEVGRKTRTYDPTWSHLPFGFAYRKPYLFIVHFSSVEVIKLTAESYRSVTKPSDRTLLEFNNPRYLGPAGGRGIYVASMNSALDILKIEGATALPKRNDSLTSMDTLQQDEESSSDFSFTSSLMEALDCQGKRVHFTHQSNHQF; encoded by the exons ATGGCTGGAATAAAGAGAACGTTGG ATTTAGAACGCCAAGAAAGGCGTGATTTAGAGACAAGGGCACTGGATTTAATAAGAGGCGCAAAACGAAAGTGGGAAGCTGCCGAAAAAGATAAAGTGGACCAACTGAATAAACACATAGAAACACAGACATTGAGAATCACTGAATTGTGTAGATGCAATAATGAGTTGACTTCGCGACTGCAAAGAGCAGAGTGCGAATTGGACACTGCTAATGCTGAGCTAGAAAAGTTGCGAGCCTTTCAG GTGCAGTACAAAGAATCTTTGGCAAAAACGAGGGAGTTGAACCGTCAAAGCGTGGCAGGGGTTGAAACTAAACTAGAAGAAATGGCGTCTCGTGCTCACAACCAATTGGCCGACATAAGAGCAAAGCTGGAAGTAGAAACTGCTAAAAACGCAGAGTTAGAAAACCAGCTGAGACATGAACAAGATTCAAACCACTGTCGCCAGTCAAGGCTCAACGTTGCTTTGGAATTATGCCAGAGTGAGCTGAAAGATTATCAAGAACAACTCCGAAGTGTTCAAGCTAGTATACCAGCAAGAGATGCAGAAATTGAAGCTCTGAGAAACCAGCTTAGTGAAAGAACCAAACAGTTGGACGGTGTCGCTGCCAATGATCAGAAAACCGCAACTTTGCAAGCGCAGTTGGATCGGTTGAAATTGGATAATGAACAACTGAAGCAACAACTTGTG ATTGCAAAATCAGATTTAAGCGATACTGTGGTGAATTTGGAACAGAGCGAATCACTGGCAATGGATTTGGAACGTGTTTCACAAGACAAGGCTGCCTTGCAGCGAAGACTTCAAGACACTCTCGAAAAAGAAG AGGAATACCTACAGAAAGTAGGGAATCTCGAAGAGATTTTGCGTCGTTTTGAGCACAGTGTTACAAAGCTAGAAGCTGAGAATGTCAGTCTCAAGCAATCCGACTACCAGAAATCGGGAATGAGTGGAATATCCATGAAGGAAGCGgtgcaaaaaatttcctttttgGAACAACAGCTGCAACGGGTTGAACAGCAATTACAAACGGCCAGAGAAAACACAGCTGCTGAACGTCAAGCAGCGAGACAAGCTCAATCAAATCTCTggaaaaaggagaaagaatTATCCGATGCAAACTTGGACAAACGAATCGCCTCTCGAGAAGCGAAAACGGCTGAAGAAAAAGTCAAAGTTTTGACTGATGAGAAGCAAAAGATTACTGACAAATTGAATTCGAGAATCGCGGATGAGGAATTGAGATGCaaaaagattttgaaagaaCTTGAAAGTGCCAAACAGTCACTCGAAGAAGCCACTAAAGAATCTTCCAGAAATAAACTACAAGCAGACTCAGCACAGCGG GCATTGACGCAAGCTAATAAGCAAATAGAAGAGCTGCAAAATTCGAGCTCAACGCTGCGCCGAGAGCTCGACGCGACGCGTAAGCAAATGAGAGGGAATCAAGATCGTGTAGACAGTCTAAACAGCGAAAATAAGCGGCTCATACTCAGCTTGACAAAACTAAACGAAGAGAAAGCGCAGCTGGAGTCCGAATTGGAAAAGCTGAAGCACGAGGCGAACAGCCATCAAGTGAACATAGATCTTCTGAAGGAAACATGCACAGTGCTGGAGGAACAGTTGACAGATTACGAAAGACTGACCAGCGACCACGAGACTCGTGAAAACATGCTGATACAGGATAAAATGAAGCTACAGAAGGATCTGGAAAGCGCAGAGTTGAAGGTGCGTGAAGCCCACGCAGCGCAAGACAGGGAAAAGACGCTCAGAGTTGTCGCGGAGCGCGCGGTCGAGAGATTAGAGTCCGAAACGAGCGACATTGAGGATAAGAGAAATGGATTGGCCGCGCAGCGAGATCAGTACAAGAAGCTCGCGCAGGATTTAAGCAATCAGGTCGCGGAATTGGTAAGCAAATGCGGAGCGCTGGAATGCGACCTGTCCAAAACAAAACGTGCATTTGAACTGAGTAAGGGAGAGGCGATGAAGGTCAAGGAAGAGAGCACGGAGCACTTGACCCGGCTGCATCAACTGAAGGAGGCGAATTTAGGGTTGATGACCGATCTTCAGGAGAGCATCGACCAAGGCCAAGAATTGAGGTCCAGAATCACAGAGCTGGAAGGTGTGCTGGAAGAGATGCGGCAATTCTACCAGGAAAGAGAGGTCAAAGCGGAAGGAACCAGACAGCAGCAGACGAAGCTGATCGACTATCTGCAGCTGAAGCTCGAGGAGTccaacaagaagaagaagaccgTGTGCGACAAGATTTTTGGTTCGCAACAGAAGGAAAACATGCCACCCAGTGGAACAGGAATGCCCGTCGGCTATCGTGAGCTGGAAAATCAGCTCACCAAAGAACGGGCTAAGGTCAAAACCTTAACTGATCAGTTGCTGGCCCTGAGAGCTGCGCAAGCTTCCGCTCCTTTACCGGCCAGTCCACCGTCCCCAGAGACTAAAAAGGTGCTTCAACAACTGGCTGAATCGCCCGGTGACACGTTGGCCAGGAAGCCATCCCTGCAAAGGATGAGACACAATATTCCGCACAGATTTGACGTGAAGTTATCAATGCGCACTGGAAAGTGCGGCGCGTGTTTCGACTCCATTCAGTTTGGAAAGAACGCTGCTATCTGCAACGAGTGCCAGATTATGGCCCACCCAAAATGCTCTCTGCTGGTTCCTGCCACCTGCGGTCTTCCCGGTGGATTTGCAAGGCACTTTAGCCAGACCTGGAAGGCCAGTGAAGAGAGCCTTTCTAGTATTGGTGACAGTGTTCAAACTCTCGCGATCGACCAGCCTGACAACAccgaattg GCAGCTGAAAACAACAGAAGCGTCTCAATGGAGGGCTGGGTCAAAGTACCTGGCCGTGCCAAGGCTTCCTGGGATAGGAAATACCTCCGACTAGAAGGAACAAGCTTGTGCACTTACGAGCATGAACCGAGTTCCGGAATGGTGCCCATAAATCGGCTAGAGTTGAGCGAGAAAGAGGGTGTGGCAATATCAGAATCAGTAAGCCAGGCGGAGGTTTCAGGCACTGCCAGGTCTGATCTGCCGTTCATACTCCGAGTAGAGGCTGGACCTTCGACGACTTGTTGGCCGTCCTCAGGGTTGGACATCATGGCTTTAAGTCAGGCCGATAAAAAAGCCTGGCTCAATGCACTGCGAACTGTAGCCAGTCAAATTAAAGTCAACACAGTATCACCCAATCATCGATATCAGACCGTTCTAAAACTAGACAAACAACAA CTCGATCTGAATTGCATTGTAGAGTTGGGCCAGGAGGGCGTACTCCTATTGGGTGCTGAAGAAGGTCTTTTTTCATACCGTACATCGCAGTCAAAATTAACAAGAATTCAGGGCGTTGTTAGAGTACACCAATTATCTTTGCACCCTCATCTGGGACTGGCGATAATGATAGCTGGTGAAGACAGACAACTCGTTTTTTGCGATCTCCGGCAATTGAAGAGTAATGCTCTGGCAGCAGAATGCTCGAGACCAGCGATTAGGATTACACCAATTCTTACCACCTGCGAAAGTTGCCATTTGTATCAGTTACAGGGGAACTTACTTTGCGCCGCAACCGCCTCGAATGTTAT ATTACTCAAATGGACTACCCAAGAAGATGGAGGGGAGTTTATTACTGTTCGAGAATTGGCGACGACAGAGCCGTGTAGCTGTGCTCTCTTCACGCGAAACCTTTTGATTGTTGGGTGTAACAAATTCTTCCAAATTGATCTTGACGATTACAATATCGAAG AATTCCCCGATCAAGACGACAGCTCTGTACGGGCCGCCCTACAAGGAGCAGCGAGACTCGGTAGTTTTCCGGTTGCCGTTCTGAACGTCTCGTGCAGCTCGCAGTCCGTTGAACTTCTTTTGTGTTACAATGAGTTCGGTGTTTTCGTAGATGAAGTTGGACGAAAAACCCGTACTTATGACCCGACGTGGAGCCACTTGCCGTTTGGCTTTG CATACAGAAAACCTTACTTATTCATTGTGCACTTCTCCTCTGTGGAGGTAATCAAACTCACAGCAGAGTCGTATAGGTCGGTTACCAAACCGTCTGATCGAACCTTGCTAGAGTTCAATAATCCGCGATATCTCGGCCCGGCGGGAGGCCGAGGCATTTACGTCGCCTCGATGAATTCTGCGttggatattttgaaaatagagGGAGCTACGGCTTTACCAAAACGGAATGATAGCCTCACCAGCATGGACACGCT CCAACAAGACGAAGAGAGCAGTTCGGACTTCAGTTTCACTTCTAGTCTAATGGAAGCGCTCGACTGTCAGGGTAAAAGAGTGCATTTCACCCACCAATCGAACCACCAGTTTTGA